Proteins found in one Triticum aestivum cultivar Chinese Spring chromosome 4D, IWGSC CS RefSeq v2.1, whole genome shotgun sequence genomic segment:
- the LOC123098703 gene encoding uncharacterized protein, translated as MLPLRRLLAASLRYARRHPGLRPRRLLSSGPAPPASPSPPSTSSTLPVAAPPPPRHHLAPLRGPRRISPLLAISALSVATAAGTLYATTDNIEETLARTRASAARVAEQMRHTWTAGGVLCKSLMSVLSSANHEVRSGFEMRVAALLADITAASAARRAAIVSAGGGAVVDWLLDSIVRGATQAEAARALANLLADPWVAPAVLGRPRAVPSLLQFIFSYQPKRGKKNSRHSSFDVSDHSKGRSMLVAALMDIITSNCDNADYSAFRPLLPADADIRDIAAAIEVIEEGGMHFDDHEDDSSDDGDRGLKGIGIKVLGGTTILGFSRENNSLKIGNSGDDVLEVAQNSRMEVAQNSSGLVNQEPTVDYVDIERLSSHATPGLWDDLQREHVAVPFATWALANWAIASDLNRTRIQELDSDGHAVTTALKAPERTVKWHGALVARALLEDQNLTLAPSVPDWSSSLLLTASQATENGDMSLAQMSLSTFLLSMIRCNESKFVIRQKGLHLLRSVAKKIEKENSQSGMKESLVVALSSLYSGEVPLSLEEAQRWSGILLRWLFDKSVSGTTHHTSVKILSSILEDYGPSSVPISQGWLALVLSEILGDNKTQSLKGATPPEPERVKNQVDYHNAYTATQVLNQLATAVVKLASIQSDYGSESGDKVPLYDFLSLEPFATAVKNLNKKSPPKFDAVDSALATLKGIKALAELCSEDVTCQKRIADLGVVSLLKHILVGDDYEKLAAIEAYDASRIREVQDKNVSASDDSSTAATTDPRSVRVPPAAHIRRHAGRLLTILSLLPNSKKEIVSDDVWCKWLEECATGRIPCNDIKLKSYCRLTLLNVFCSESQNTRSVSGEYPDSECEYKRKCPQFGDALFLLNPELPLEVHLGNSGCGTSRDTCKDDGCIEHSGSKTRSVEGSGAASRRVSPEVDVVFVHGLRGGPFNSWRIADDKSSTTKAGLVESIDEDAGKEGTCWPRQWLSSDFPQARFFTVKYKTNLTQWTGASLSLQEVSSMLLRKLVAAGIGSRPVVFVTHSMGGLVVKQILHQAKLNNYDKFLNNTIGLVFYSCPHFGSKLADMPWRMGYVFRPAPSIGELRSGSPRLVELNDFVRQRYSKGLLDVLSFSESEVTPIVEGYGGWAFRAEIVPIESAYPGYGELVVLQNTDHINSCKPVNKNDPSYAETLAFLEKSLKSRGKRAEA; from the exons ATGCTGCCGCTGCGGCGCCtcctcgccgcctccctccgctATGCTCGCCGCCACCCCGgcctccggccccgccgcctcctctcgtccggccccgccccgcccgcctccCCTTCTCCGCCTTCCACCTCGTCGACCCTCCCCGTCGCGGCGCCTCCCCCGCCGCGGCACCATCTCGCGCCCCTCCGCGGCCCCCGCCGCATCTCCCCGCTGCTCGCCATCTCCGCGCTCtccgtcgccaccgccgccgggACGCTCTACGCCACCACCGACAACATCGAGGAGACCCTAGCGAGGACCAGGGCGTCCGCCGCGCGCGTGGCGGAGCAGATGCGGCACACGTGGACGGCGGGCGGGGTGCTCTGCAAGTCGCTCATGTCCGTCCTGTCGTCCGCCAACCACGAGGTGCGGTCCGGGTTCGAGATGCGGGTCGCCGCGCTGCTAGCCGACATCACCGCTGCCAGCGCCGCTCGGCGTGCGGCCATCGTGTCCGCGGGCGGCGGCGCCGTGGTTGACTGGCTGCTCGACAGCATCGTGCGGGGCGCCacgcaggcggaggcggcgcgggcgcTCGCGAACCTGCTGGCCGACCCGTGGGTTGCGCCTGCTGTGCTCGGCCGGCCACGAGCGGTGCCCTCCCTCCTTCAGTTTATCTTCTCCTACCAGCCCAAGCGCGGCAAGAAG AACTCCAGACACTCTTCGTTCGATGTATCAGATCACTCTAAAGGAAGGAGCATGCTTGTCGCTGCACTCATGGATATAATCACATCCAACTGTGATAATGCAGATTATTCGGCCTTTCGGCCTTTGTTGCCTGCAGATGCTGATATAAGAGATATTGCAGCAGCTATCGAAGTCATTGAGGAAGGGGGGATGCATTTTGATGACCATGAGGATGATAGCAGTGATGATGGTGACAGGGGATTAAAAGGGATAGGGATTAAGGTACTTGGGGGGACCACTATATTGGGATTCTCTAGAGAAAATAACTCACTAAAGATTGGCAACTCAGGTGATGATGTTCTGGAAGTTGCACAAAATAGTAGAATGGAAGTTGCCCAGAATAGTAGTGGACTGGTAAACCAAGAGCCTACTGTTGATTATGTAGACATCGAGAGACTAAGTTCCCATGCTACTCCAGGCCTATGGGATGATTTACAGAGGGAGCATGTAGCTGTACCCTTTGCTACCTGGGCTCTTGCTAATTGGGCTATAGCATCGGATCTGAACCGCACTCGTATTCAAGAACTTGATAGCGACGGGCATGCTGTGACAACTGCACTGAAAGCTCCTGAAAGAACTGTGAAGTGGCATGGAGCCTTGGTGGCCCGGGCTCTTTTGGAAGACCAGAACTTGACTTTGGCTCCTTCTGTCCCTGATTGGTCCTCAAGTCTTCTTTTAACAGCTTCTCAGGCTACTGAGAATGGCGACATGTCGTTGGCCCAAATGTCACTGTCAACTTTCCTGTTATCCATGATACGATGCAATGAGTCGAAGTTTGTGATAAGGCAGAAGGGTCTTCATCTTCTTCGTAGTgttgcaaaaaaaatagaaaaggaaaatagTCAGAGTGGTATGAAGGAGTCATTAGTGGTTGCCCTGAGTTCGCTCTATTCTGGTGAAGTTCCTTTGTCACTTGAAGAAGCTCAAAGATGGTCTGGCATTCTCCTTCGTTGGCTCTTTGACAAATCTGTATCAGGCACAACACATCATACATCTGTAAAAATCCTTTCATCTATACTTGAGGATTACGGACCATCCTCCGTACCGATTTCTCAGGGATGGTTAGCTCTCgtgctttctgaaattcttggagACAACAAGACACAAAGTTTGAAAGGAGCCACCCCGCCTGAACCAGAACGAGTGAAG AATCAAGTTGATTACCATAATGCTTACACTGCCACACAGGTCTTGAATCAGTTAGCTACAGCTGTTGTCAAATTAGCAAGCATTCAGTCGGACTATGGTTCTGAGTCTGGTGACAAAGTACCACTTTACGATTTTCTTTCTCTTGAACCATTTGCTACAGCTGTAAAGAACTTGAACAAAAAGAGCCCACCCAAGTTTGATGCTGTTGACTCAGCCTTAGCTACGCTTAAGGGAATAAAAGCACTAGCGGAGCTTTGTTCTGAGGATGTCACGTGCCAAAAGAGAATAGCTGATTTAGGAGTTGTTTCGTTATTGAAACACATCCTCGTCGGTGACGATTATGAGAAACTTGCTGCAATTGAAGCATATGATGCATCAAGAATACGAGAAGTGCAAGACAAGAATGTGTCTGCTTCCGATGATTCTTCTACTGCTGCTACCACTGATCCCCGTAGTGTACGTGTTCCTCCAGCAGCACATATTCGAAGGCATGCCGGGCGGCTGCTTACCATTCTCTCCCTTCTACCCAACTCAAAGAAGGAAATTGTTTCTGATGATGTATGGTGCAAGTGGCTTGAGGAATGCGCAACTGGACGAATTCCTTGCAATGATATAAAGTTAAAAAGTTACTGCAGACTAACTCTGTTAAATGTATTCTGCTCTGAGAGTCAAAATACAAGAAGTGTTTCTGGTGAATATCCTGACTCAGAATGTGAGTATAAAAGAAAGTGTCCTCAGTTTGGAGATGCGCTGTTCTTGCTGAATCCAGAATTACCTCTTGAGGTTCATTTGGGCAACAGCGGCTGTGGGACTTCAAGAGATACTTGTAAGGATGATGGATGCATTGAACATAGTGGCTCTAAAACTAGAAGCGTAGAAGGTTCAGGTGCTGCATCAAGACGTGTCTCCCCTGAAGTTGATGTCGTGTTTGTCCATGGCCTTCGGGGTGGCCCATTCAACTCATGGCGGATAGCTGATGACAAGTCATCAACTACTAAAGCTGGTCTGGTGGAAAGTATAGATGAAGATGCTGGAAAAGAAGGTACTTGTTGGCCAAGACAATGGCTTTCATCAGATTTTCCTCAAGCTCGTTTCTTCACGGTCAAATACAAG ACAAATTTGACACAATGGACTGGAGCCAGCCTGTCCCTTCAG GAGGTGAGCTCTATGCTGCTGAGGAAGCTGGTGGCTGCTGGGATCGGTAGCCGACCTGTTGTGTTTGTGACTCATAG CATGGGTGGACTGGTGGTTAAGCAGATATTGCATCAAGCGAAACTGAACAATTACGACAAGTTCCTGAATAATACAATTGGACTA GTCTTTTATAGCTGTCCGCATTTTGGCAGTAAACTTGCAGACATGCCATGGCGTATGGGTTATGTGTTTCGTCCAGCTCCTTCA ATTGGCGAATTAAGAAGTGGGTCTCCAAGACTTGTCGAGTTAAATGATTTTGTGCGGCAGCGCTACAGCAAAGGACTTCTCGATGTTCTTAGTTTTAGTGAG AGCGAAGTCACACCAATTGTGGAAGGTTATGGTGGTTGGGCATTCCGAGCGGAGATAGTCCCGATCGAATCTGCATACCCAGGATACGGGGAGCTTGTC GTTCTACAGAACACTGACCATATAAACTCGTGTAAACCGGTGAACAAGAATGACCCTTCATACGCCGAGACTCTGGCATTTTTGGAGAAAAGCCTGAAATCACGGGGCAAAAGAGCAGAAGCCTAG
- the LOC123100360 gene encoding uncharacterized protein At5g64816 — MVDAWWPLLAAAVPAIVAGQAIRVKRRRDEEQRLKAARGREKSSDEVFVCERVCTSKRMLKKVGAFSKDPIPDTCVTVCGVSELDACADACARTVCVNQHQVPNWNDVCLKRCQSECLKLSSTIM; from the coding sequence ATGGTGGACGCGTGGTGGCCGCTGCTGGCCGCGGCCGTCCCGGCGATCGTGGCCGGCCAGGCCATCCGCGTGAAGCGGCGGCGCGACGAGGAGCAGCGCCTCAAGGCGGCGCGGGGGCGCGAGAAGAGCTCCGACGAGGTCTTCGTCTGCGAGCGCGTCTGCACCTCCAAGCGGATGCTCAAGAAGGTGGGCGCCTTCTCCAAGGACCCCATCCCGGACACCTGCGTCACCGTCTGCGGCGTCTCCGAGCTCGACGCCTGCGCCGACGCCTGCGCGCGCACCGTCTGCGTCAACCAGCACCAGGTGCCCAACTGGAACGACGTCTGCCTCAAGCGCTGCCAGAGCGAGTGCCTCAAGCTCTCCTCCACCATCATGTAG